The Oryctolagus cuniculus chromosome 5, mOryCun1.1, whole genome shotgun sequence genome includes a region encoding these proteins:
- the MED20 gene encoding mediator of RNA polymerase II transcription subunit 20, which translates to MGVTCVSQMPVAEGKSVQQTVELLTRKLEMLGAEKQGTFCVDCETYHTAASTLGSQGQAGKLMYVMHNSEYPLSCFALFENGPCLIADTNFDVLMVKLKGFFQSAKASKIETRGTRYQYCDFLVKVGTVTMGPSARGISVEVEYGPCVVASDCWSLLLEFLQSFLGSHTPGIPAVFGNRHDAVYGPADTMVQYMELFNKIRKQQQVPVAGIR; encoded by the exons TGTGTCCCAGATGCCTGTGGCCGAGGGCAAGAGTGTCCAGCAGACCGTGGAGCTCCTCACCCGAAAATTGGAGATGCTTGGGGCAGAGAAGCAAGGAACGTTTTGTGTGGATTGTGAGACTTATCACACGGCTGCCTCTACCCTTGGAAGCCAAG GTCAGGCCGGGAAGCTGATGTATGTCATGCACAACTCGGAGTACCCGTTGAGCTGCTTCGCCCTCTTTGAGAATGGCCCTTGCCTTATTGCTGACACCAACTTTGATGTGCTCATGGTGAAGCTCAAGGGCTTTTTCCAGAGTGCCAAGGCCAGCAAGATTGAGACTCGGGGCACCCGTTACCAGTACTGTGACTTCCTGGTGAAGGTGGGCACTGTGACAATGGGTCCCAGTGCCCGGGGCATCTCTGTGGAG GTGGAGTACGGCCCCTGCGTGGTAGCTAGTGACTGCTGGAGCCTGCTGCTTGAGTTCCTACAGAGTTTTCTAGGCAGCCATACACCAGGGATTCCTGCAGTGTTTGGAAACAGACACGACGCAGTCTATGGCCCAGCAGACACCATGGTCCAGTACATGGAACTCTTCAACAAGATCCgcaagcagcagcaggtgccagTGGCTGGGATTCGTTAG